From Prosthecobacter sp., the proteins below share one genomic window:
- a CDS encoding putative Ig domain-containing protein: protein MNSFRRFSRRAWLLHGYLIASLILQPVPQANSYWTDSNNDGVKEEVANPPEGDSWWQQDSDTDGLTNAEEVLTPGWSSDPYTMDSDRDGLGDIVEYQYSQDALSAAQPLPYDPWNWSTNGSGYSDFDRFYQQLQGYTPVVNYNNLAAGSFFTYSDADGDGLKNFEDGDPLNMDRDGDGVLNWNDSGYMDDPNNGYVPPPESDPGVIIGGNWYPTGTLDSDGDGTPDQNDAFPYGSFWYGTQEYGGTWSDRDNDGVPDPADSFPDGSYWYNGIEYGGAWADQDGDGVPDSFDPWPTVAGSYWYNGSEYSGGWNDQDGDGVPDPADASPNGSYWWNGTEYYGAWVDQDGDGTPDAFDATPTGGSSYWYNGVEYVGEWMDQDNDGIPDAHDATPNGGYWYNGTEYAGIWSDVDNDGIPDPLDATPNGGYWYNGVEYTGAWSDVDGDGVPDVADYWMWDPWNGAPHFSYNGSEYPGSIDDDRDGDTIPDGADAWPDDAENNADNDDDGLSNYVENTQHGTDPDQPDSDNDGLTDYEELLTWHTNPLLEKTNSGQLYTDYYMVDQTDTDGDQIPDRIEQWYVQLGYAMGADTTEDALVDFDSDGYSNLQAYRNGWSFIAHFDQYDNDQDGILDVLEDAWSAAYPGMLSSSSFDDAVQDFDNDGLMNFEEITLGLNPGSAWSRSTSVHDLQEWAWLRNMTANPAWETQADADQNAVPDGLQAFVVALNAAPELVPLPQRVAGDDYDGDGMPDVWEYRHHLDLRVASDAQSNSDGDSLVNLLEYQQGRDPTVNDDPPPQITTTVLPDAAMETNYSATIEVVGNAPPFTFSIVGGLPDGLILNPNSGSISGTPSLAGTSTFMVQVTDQNSQSATQELSITVQPDTTPPLSLSGDVPEGKVGVEYTATFTASGGTGPYTYSMASGQAGLPAGLGLDSATGVLSGTPVTAGSHTLAVQATDSMFQSTTGTFSVTFTELEIVTETLPLGGVSGTPYSAVITARNGTVPYAFGVVEREGDSGLPAGYVLQGNGMLTFVGGVTLLPSGLLPTGGMYTFTVEVTDDAGQTAEKQLSLVLEAPPPPPPLTITTLSLPEGVAGTDYAPYEAVVGAANGVQPYQFSVGGAGLVVNMDGTLSGTLPAEPGTYTVSVSVQDHAEPPANASAALTLVVKPPPPPPLEIVGEYSASGGAGGYHWSVLWDEHESGKQPTATLQPAEGSQTVLTWTDSDDPDAETLHFTGHVVLTDSETAVASKPVTVSIRVAPMPDDPETGNSDENDRPTGPGQPTTEEDEFHEVNTTDGAGSRYRKVGLNGSPLSDGKPQAKDESGEVPEETYIDAYTGELRHGVSDVYASVDSSLLPLLVRRDCTDDTFYETTGTFAENFRRRMDRPFGAGWTTNLCATLKLESNGTRATVTDEQGASHSFDLVKVGLGSYWRASASATGDIKSRWNQLYYQGADPRFGGTFIYIKTFGTRCRYDYCVTKAGAGAQDLTQYFRLTQVTDRLENQLLYSYPGQQKLIPDRIYDPARPGREVNILQDTTHNRITEVAGPGGDVIRYSYTLMGGENGLADLPVLSAVTRVAPGGGTGTAVGYGYSLERDYPGSAAWHAAVNRITDELGRAYAFTYRSNELVKYVQIKDDIETVFVRGGQPRLVATVTLPDGGVTQIDIVREATIQRFMTGTPYSLTTVNSPAGQTLYHFTEPFVQFIDPPENVPAFYRDSTLSFTRMDITAAAGTETYTFSPAAGMALASAKDVSGNTTSFTYDTANLDDPIRETDALGNFKDFTYDPGTRVMSSMTDQTGVITEYTLQPLTGLKLAETVRGAGGVIERQSTFEYNDATFKGFMTKATVDASANDTAPPTVTTYEVGGLNGWLEVTETVQTAAGLASTVTVSNLAGGKASVTDPRGNLTLFSYDAHHRLTRVTHPGNSHKDLAYDAHGNLIRETNENNVRTFHEYDAMNRRVKTTVDLNDNGTANAGYTNASVNGSSVSYNGDIVSTTTYNLRGQVVTQTDARGKVTTHTYDPAGRLTATLDGNLLTSFDYSGPNSGGSVFDSSGFKPTQITAPRNVITTLTYDKMYRTTAQTVSAGGITATTSTLYDAAGRPTRVTDALGRHTLTVYDVFGQVQRVTHPDGTQVSTDYTHHGKPWKVVDEAGNLTQTEFDAAGRAVRTIAPPVNGVSAITQMQYDAAGNAVRVTDPLGRVTDTQYDERNRAVAAYAPPVWDALAGATVRPSTQTTYDALGQVLTVTDPQGNVTTKHYDRAGRNWLVEAPAVWSAQSSVRPTTVTKFDAGGLALSVTNPLGQTVTNTYNILGRLITTTDAFGITNTFVYDEAGNRTSVKDGLNQETTFVYDGFNRLKSQTFANGDTTTFTYNAVQKLSQTSPRGITTTYTYDNRDRVTATNAPGLTRQHQYDVSGRLLGVTEPANPTANVTYTYDELGRVLSETSRGITHTYSYDIVGNRVSASYGTGRMVTTTYDAFNRPMTINEGGRSTSYGYDLGGRAVILKAGNGQTSRNTYDELGRLKQRTLFRTEAMAAGDELAQFAWTHDLLGNVMSQSETWPGEVTRPGVRTTSMAYDANNRLTNETIDDPTVGVTATAYAYDNANNRSTKQVTGGTEPGVWSYAYNAANQLTNWEKLVANSPVKTAALTYDAAGNRIAQSVSENGNAQSTLYAWDAQDRLASVTMPDGAVHAYKYDYRTRRLSTTRSGGVSPPSSTAILFAGGLSLAEWDSASSTPSTANSPTVEYTRGPDMGGGVGGMLYSLRGGTTKYSLSNGRGDIVAQADQAATLTWTASYEAYGKRTKETGTNQDKQRANSKDEDPTGLLNEGFRYRDIETGVWLSRDPAGFVDGPNLYAYVKQNPWTAFDPDGLAEKKGYYPKKGERGVTRLEADEKGEPLTRTGANGKTEVLANHYTDWGDDKFSWFNGPQGKPNSSGWEPAGKYGITQPTSTARENFVKNERWNPQDHMSAWGDAANHPTVQAAGTAARWSIELSAMMMTGGLSRARAPLQVAANGPAKDVLLLGRGVPEVLRPIAQKVGARVIDTPLRGKELYKHIYGEMRKADSIIQVMDDIPKALAPGTGQWSRMEKELVKNVERIRSKTDQVSKAELGFK, encoded by the coding sequence ATGAACTCGTTCCGCCGCTTCTCCCGTCGTGCCTGGCTGCTGCACGGTTACCTCATCGCCTCTTTGATTCTACAGCCGGTGCCGCAGGCGAACTCCTACTGGACGGACAGCAACAATGATGGCGTGAAAGAGGAGGTGGCCAACCCGCCCGAGGGCGATTCCTGGTGGCAGCAGGACTCTGACACCGATGGCCTGACGAATGCGGAAGAGGTGCTGACACCGGGCTGGAGTTCCGATCCTTACACGATGGACAGCGACCGGGACGGCCTGGGGGACATTGTGGAGTATCAGTATTCACAGGATGCGTTGAGCGCCGCGCAGCCGCTGCCCTATGACCCTTGGAACTGGAGTACCAACGGTTCGGGTTATTCGGACTTCGACCGCTTTTATCAGCAGCTTCAGGGCTACACCCCGGTGGTGAACTACAACAACCTCGCTGCTGGGAGCTTCTTCACTTACAGCGACGCAGACGGGGACGGCCTCAAAAACTTTGAGGACGGTGATCCGCTGAACATGGACCGCGATGGCGATGGCGTCCTTAACTGGAATGACAGCGGCTACATGGATGACCCGAACAACGGCTACGTGCCGCCACCAGAGAGCGATCCGGGTGTAATCATCGGCGGGAACTGGTATCCCACCGGCACGCTGGACAGCGATGGGGACGGCACGCCAGATCAGAACGACGCCTTTCCGTATGGCAGCTTTTGGTATGGCACCCAGGAGTATGGCGGGACTTGGAGTGATCGTGACAACGATGGAGTGCCTGATCCAGCAGACTCGTTCCCGGACGGCAGCTATTGGTACAACGGGATCGAGTATGGTGGTGCGTGGGCGGATCAGGATGGGGACGGCGTGCCTGACTCGTTTGATCCGTGGCCGACGGTGGCGGGGAGCTATTGGTACAACGGCAGCGAATATTCCGGCGGCTGGAACGACCAGGATGGCGACGGCGTCCCCGACCCCGCAGATGCCAGCCCCAACGGCAGCTACTGGTGGAACGGCACGGAATACTACGGCGCGTGGGTGGACCAGGATGGCGACGGCACGCCTGACGCCTTCGATGCCACCCCCACCGGTGGCAGTTCGTATTGGTACAACGGGGTGGAGTATGTCGGTGAATGGATGGACCAGGACAATGACGGCATTCCTGACGCGCATGACGCCACGCCCAACGGTGGCTACTGGTACAATGGCACCGAGTATGCCGGCATCTGGAGCGATGTGGACAACGACGGCATTCCCGATCCTCTGGATGCCACGCCCAACGGCGGCTACTGGTACAACGGCGTCGAATACACCGGTGCCTGGAGCGATGTGGACGGCGACGGTGTGCCTGACGTCGCCGACTACTGGATGTGGGATCCTTGGAACGGCGCGCCGCATTTCAGCTACAACGGCAGCGAGTATCCCGGCAGCATCGACGATGATCGTGACGGCGACACCATCCCCGACGGCGCTGATGCCTGGCCCGACGACGCTGAGAACAACGCTGACAACGACGACGACGGGCTGAGCAACTACGTGGAAAACACGCAGCACGGCACCGATCCCGACCAGCCGGACAGCGACAATGACGGGTTGACGGATTATGAGGAACTGTTGACCTGGCACACCAACCCGTTGTTGGAGAAGACCAACTCCGGTCAGCTCTACACGGACTACTACATGGTCGATCAGACCGACACGGACGGCGACCAGATTCCCGACCGCATCGAGCAGTGGTATGTGCAGCTCGGCTACGCGATGGGCGCGGACACCACGGAGGATGCGCTCGTGGACTTTGACAGCGACGGTTACAGCAACCTGCAGGCTTATCGAAATGGCTGGAGCTTCATCGCCCACTTCGACCAATACGACAACGACCAGGACGGCATCCTCGACGTGCTGGAGGACGCATGGAGCGCGGCGTATCCGGGGATGTTGAGCAGCAGCAGCTTTGACGACGCGGTGCAGGACTTTGACAATGACGGGCTGATGAACTTTGAGGAGATCACCCTCGGTCTCAATCCCGGCAGCGCGTGGTCGCGCAGCACCAGTGTGCATGATTTGCAGGAGTGGGCCTGGCTCAGGAACATGACCGCCAATCCAGCCTGGGAGACGCAGGCGGATGCGGACCAGAATGCCGTGCCTGACGGTCTGCAGGCCTTCGTCGTGGCGCTCAATGCCGCGCCAGAGCTGGTGCCGCTGCCGCAACGTGTGGCAGGTGATGATTATGATGGCGACGGCATGCCCGATGTCTGGGAGTACCGCCATCATCTGGATTTACGGGTTGCCAGTGACGCGCAGAGCAACTCCGACGGCGACAGCCTGGTGAATCTGCTCGAATACCAGCAGGGCCGTGATCCGACGGTCAATGATGACCCGCCGCCGCAAATCACCACCACCGTACTGCCGGATGCCGCAATGGAGACGAATTACAGTGCCACGATCGAGGTGGTAGGCAACGCGCCGCCTTTCACCTTCAGCATCGTCGGCGGACTGCCCGACGGCTTGATCCTGAACCCGAACAGCGGCAGCATCAGCGGCACGCCCAGCCTGGCGGGCACCAGCACTTTCATGGTGCAGGTCACGGATCAAAACAGTCAGAGCGCCACGCAGGAGCTGAGCATCACCGTGCAGCCGGACACCACGCCGCCTTTGAGCCTGTCAGGCGATGTGCCTGAGGGCAAGGTGGGCGTGGAGTACACGGCGACGTTCACGGCCAGCGGGGGCACCGGCCCTTATACGTACAGCATGGCCTCCGGCCAGGCAGGATTGCCTGCGGGGCTGGGCCTGGACTCTGCCACCGGAGTTCTCAGCGGCACGCCGGTGACCGCAGGCAGCCACACGCTTGCCGTGCAGGCCACCGACAGCATGTTTCAAAGCACGACGGGGACGTTCAGCGTGACGTTCACCGAACTGGAGATCGTCACCGAGACGCTGCCTCTGGGTGGGGTGTCAGGCACGCCTTACAGCGCGGTCATCACCGCCCGGAACGGCACCGTGCCCTACGCTTTCGGCGTGGTCGAACGCGAGGGGGATTCCGGCCTTCCCGCCGGCTACGTCTTGCAGGGCAACGGGATGCTGACCTTCGTCGGTGGCGTCACCCTGCTGCCGTCCGGCCTTTTGCCGACGGGCGGCATGTACACCTTCACGGTGGAGGTGACCGATGATGCGGGGCAAACGGCGGAGAAACAGCTCAGCCTCGTGCTGGAAGCGCCGCCACCACCGCCGCCCCTGACGATCACGACCCTCTCCTTGCCCGAAGGCGTGGCAGGTACTGACTACGCACCTTATGAGGCTGTCGTGGGCGCGGCCAACGGTGTGCAGCCCTATCAATTCTCCGTTGGCGGGGCGGGGCTGGTGGTCAACATGGACGGCACGCTCAGCGGCACGCTGCCTGCCGAGCCAGGCACTTACACCGTGTCTGTCAGCGTGCAGGACCACGCCGAGCCACCGGCGAACGCCAGTGCTGCGCTGACCTTGGTGGTGAAGCCGCCGCCGCCGCCGCCCTTGGAAATCGTGGGGGAGTATTCCGCCAGCGGCGGGGCGGGTGGCTATCATTGGAGCGTCCTCTGGGACGAGCACGAATCCGGCAAACAACCCACAGCCACCTTGCAGCCTGCGGAAGGGTCGCAAACCGTGCTGACCTGGACTGACAGTGATGACCCCGACGCAGAAACTCTCCATTTCACCGGCCATGTGGTTTTGACTGACTCGGAGACCGCAGTGGCCAGCAAGCCTGTGACGGTGAGCATTAGAGTGGCCCCGATGCCAGATGATCCAGAGACAGGCAACTCTGATGAAAATGACAGGCCCACCGGTCCGGGCCAGCCCACCACGGAAGAGGATGAATTCCATGAGGTGAACACGACCGACGGCGCGGGATCGCGTTACCGCAAAGTCGGCCTTAACGGCAGCCCGCTGTCGGATGGCAAGCCCCAGGCGAAGGATGAAAGCGGCGAGGTGCCGGAGGAGACCTACATTGACGCCTATACCGGTGAGCTGCGCCACGGCGTCTCCGATGTGTACGCCAGCGTGGACAGCTCTCTGCTGCCGCTGCTGGTGCGCCGCGACTGCACGGATGACACTTTCTACGAAACGACCGGCACTTTTGCGGAGAATTTCCGACGGCGCATGGACCGGCCGTTCGGCGCGGGCTGGACCACCAACCTGTGCGCCACGCTGAAACTGGAAAGCAATGGCACCCGTGCCACCGTGACGGATGAGCAGGGCGCTTCACACTCCTTTGATCTGGTCAAGGTCGGCCTCGGCTCCTACTGGCGCGCCTCCGCAAGCGCCACGGGGGACATCAAGTCCCGCTGGAACCAGTTGTACTACCAGGGCGCTGATCCACGTTTTGGCGGTACCTTCATTTACATCAAGACCTTTGGCACCCGCTGCCGCTACGATTACTGCGTGACGAAGGCCGGGGCCGGTGCTCAAGACCTGACGCAGTATTTCCGGCTCACCCAGGTCACTGACCGGCTGGAGAACCAACTGCTTTATTCATACCCCGGCCAGCAGAAACTCATTCCTGACCGCATTTACGATCCCGCCAGGCCGGGCCGTGAGGTGAACATCCTGCAGGACACCACGCATAACCGGATCACCGAGGTCGCCGGTCCTGGCGGGGACGTGATCCGCTACAGCTACACGCTGATGGGCGGGGAGAATGGACTGGCGGACTTGCCGGTGCTCAGCGCCGTCACCCGCGTGGCCCCTGGCGGAGGCACGGGCACGGCGGTGGGCTACGGCTACAGCCTGGAACGTGACTACCCCGGTTCGGCGGCGTGGCATGCGGCGGTGAACCGCATCACCGACGAGCTGGGCCGTGCGTATGCCTTTACCTACCGCAGCAACGAGCTGGTGAAGTATGTGCAAATCAAAGATGATATTGAAACCGTGTTCGTTCGTGGCGGCCAGCCGCGCCTGGTGGCCACCGTCACGCTGCCGGACGGCGGGGTGACGCAGATTGACATCGTGCGCGAGGCCACCATCCAGCGGTTCATGACCGGCACGCCCTACTCCCTGACCACGGTGAACAGCCCGGCGGGGCAGACGCTCTACCACTTCACCGAGCCGTTTGTGCAGTTCATCGACCCGCCCGAGAACGTTCCGGCGTTTTACCGGGACAGCACGCTGAGCTTCACGCGCATGGACATCACCGCCGCGGCCGGCACGGAGACCTACACCTTCAGCCCGGCGGCGGGCATGGCACTGGCCTCTGCCAAGGATGTGAGCGGGAACACCACCTCCTTCACCTACGACACGGCCAATCTGGACGATCCGATCCGTGAAACCGACGCGCTGGGGAACTTCAAGGATTTTACGTATGACCCTGGCACGCGGGTGATGAGCTCCATGACCGACCAGACCGGGGTGATCACAGAGTACACCCTCCAGCCCCTCACCGGCCTCAAACTGGCCGAGACGGTGCGTGGCGCGGGCGGCGTCATCGAACGGCAGTCCACCTTTGAGTACAACGATGCCACCTTCAAAGGCTTCATGACGAAGGCCACCGTGGATGCCTCGGCGAATGACACCGCGCCACCGACGGTGACGACTTATGAAGTAGGGGGGCTCAACGGCTGGTTGGAGGTGACGGAGACGGTGCAGACCGCCGCCGGTCTGGCCAGCACCGTCACGGTGAGCAATCTGGCCGGTGGCAAGGCCAGCGTGACGGACCCGCGTGGCAACCTGACCCTGTTCAGCTATGACGCGCACCACCGCCTGACCCGCGTGACTCATCCTGGCAATTCGCACAAAGACCTGGCCTATGACGCGCATGGCAATCTGATCCGCGAGACGAACGAGAACAACGTGCGCACCTTCCACGAATACGACGCGATGAACCGTCGCGTGAAGACGACCGTCGATCTCAATGACAACGGCACTGCCAATGCGGGCTATACCAACGCCAGTGTCAACGGCAGCAGCGTGAGCTACAACGGTGACATCGTCAGCACCACGACCTACAACCTGCGCGGGCAGGTGGTCACGCAGACGGATGCGCGCGGGAAGGTCACGACGCACACGTATGATCCGGCGGGACGCTTGACCGCGACGCTTGACGGGAACCTCCTGACCAGTTTTGACTACTCCGGTCCTAACTCCGGCGGCAGCGTGTTTGACAGCAGCGGGTTCAAGCCGACGCAGATCACCGCGCCGCGCAACGTGATCACCACGCTGACCTACGACAAGATGTACCGCACCACGGCGCAGACGGTGAGCGCGGGCGGCATCACGGCGACGACGAGCACGCTCTACGATGCGGCAGGTCGGCCCACGCGGGTGACCGATGCGCTGGGGCGGCACACGCTGACGGTGTACGATGTGTTCGGGCAGGTGCAGCGGGTGACGCACCCGGACGGCACGCAGGTGAGCACGGATTACACGCATCATGGCAAGCCGTGGAAGGTGGTGGATGAGGCGGGGAACCTGACGCAGACGGAGTTTGATGCGGCGGGGAGAGCGGTGCGGACCATCGCGCCGCCGGTCAATGGCGTGAGCGCCATCACGCAGATGCAGTACGACGCGGCGGGCAACGCCGTGCGCGTGACCGACCCGCTGGGCCGCGTGACGGACACGCAGTATGATGAGCGCAACCGCGCGGTGGCCGCCTATGCGCCGCCAGTGTGGGATGCGCTGGCCGGAGCCACCGTGCGGCCCAGCACGCAGACGACGTATGATGCGCTCGGCCAGGTGCTCACGGTCACCGATCCACAAGGCAACGTGACGACGAAGCACTACGACCGCGCCGGACGAAACTGGCTGGTCGAAGCGCCAGCAGTGTGGTCCGCACAGTCCTCTGTGCGGCCGACGACGGTCACGAAGTTCGACGCGGGCGGTCTCGCCTTGAGCGTGACCAACCCGCTCGGCCAGACCGTGACCAACACCTACAACATTCTCGGTCGCCTCATCACCACCACCGACGCCTTCGGCATCACGAACACCTTCGTGTATGATGAGGCGGGGAACCGCACCAGCGTGAAGGACGGCCTCAATCAGGAGACGACGTTTGTGTACGACGGGTTCAACCGGCTCAAGTCGCAAACCTTCGCCAACGGCGACACGACGACGTTCACTTACAACGCGGTGCAGAAGCTCTCGCAAACCTCGCCGCGCGGCATCACCACGACCTACACCTATGACAATCGCGACCGTGTGACAGCCACCAACGCGCCCGGCCTCACCCGCCAGCATCAGTACGACGTGTCGGGCCGGCTGCTCGGCGTCACCGAACCGGCCAACCCCACCGCGAACGTCACCTACACCTACGACGAACTGGGCCGCGTGCTCAGCGAGACCTCACGCGGCATCACGCACACTTACAGCTATGACATCGTGGGGAATCGTGTCAGCGCCAGCTACGGCACCGGCCGCATGGTGACGACGACTTACGATGCCTTCAACCGCCCCATGACGATCAACGAAGGCGGCCGCAGCACGAGCTACGGCTACGATCTCGGCGGACGTGCGGTGATCCTGAAAGCAGGCAACGGCCAGACCAGCCGCAACACGTATGATGAACTCGGCAGGCTCAAGCAGCGCACGCTGTTCCGCACCGAGGCGATGGCAGCGGGGGATGAGCTCGCGCAGTTTGCCTGGACGCACGATTTGCTTGGCAATGTGATGAGTCAGAGCGAGACATGGCCCGGCGAGGTGACTCGCCCCGGAGTGCGCACCACCAGCATGGCCTACGACGCGAACAACCGTCTGACGAACGAAACGATCGATGATCCGACCGTCGGAGTGACCGCGACGGCCTATGCCTACGACAACGCCAACAACCGCAGCACGAAACAAGTCACCGGCGGCACGGAACCGGGAGTGTGGAGCTACGCCTACAACGCCGCCAACCAGCTCACGAACTGGGAGAAGCTCGTGGCCAACAGCCCCGTGAAGACCGCCGCCTTGACCTACGACGCCGCCGGCAACCGCATCGCGCAAAGCGTCAGCGAGAACGGCAACGCACAGTCCACGCTCTACGCTTGGGATGCCCAAGATCGTCTCGCGTCCGTCACCATGCCGGACGGCGCGGTTCACGCCTACAAGTACGACTACCGCACGCGCAGGCTCAGCACCACAAGGAGCGGGGGTGTCTCACCCCCAAGTTCAACCGCCATCTTGTTCGCCGGTGGCCTGAGCCTCGCGGAATGGGACAGCGCCAGCAGCACGCCGAGCACTGCGAACTCTCCGACGGTGGAATACACGCGCGGTCCCGACATGGGCGGCGGCGTGGGCGGCATGCTCTACTCGCTCCGAGGTGGCACGACGAAGTATTCATTGAGCAATGGCCGAGGCGACATCGTCGCGCAGGCCGATCAAGCCGCCACGCTCACCTGGACCGCCAGCTACGAAGCCTACGGCAAGCGCACGAAGGAAACCGGCACCAACCAGGACAAGCAGCGTGCGAACTCGAAGGACGAAGACCCGACGGGGTTGTTGAATGAAGGGTTCCGCTACCGCGACATCGAGACGGGCGTGTGGCTCAGCCGTGATCCGGCGGGTTTTGTGGATGGCCCCAATCTGTATGCCTATGTGAAACAGAACCCTTGGACGGCGTTTGATCCGGATGGATTGGCCGAAAAGAAGGGCTACTACCCCAAAAAGGGTGAGAGGGGAGTTACCAGGCTAGAGGCAGATGAGAAAGGCGAGCCTCTGACCAGGACAGGTGCGAATGGGAAGACCGAAGTTCTGGCGAATCATTACACCGACTGGGGTGATGATAAGTTCTCATGGTTCAACGGCCCTCAGGGCAAACCTAACAGCAGCGGTTGGGAACCTGCCGGGAAGTACGGAATTACCCAGCCCACCTCGACGGCAAGGGAGAACTTTGTCAAAAACGAAAGATGGAACCCACAGGATCACATGAGCGCGTGGGGAGATGCTGCTAATCATCCGACAGTTCAGGCGGCAGGCACAGCAGCTCGGTGGTCAATTGAGCTTTCGGCGATGATGATGACCGGCGGATTGAGTCGTGCCCGTGCTCCGCTGCAAGTAGCGGCAAACGGCCCTGCTAAAGACGTTCTTTTGTTAGGACGAGGAGTTCCTGAAGTGCTTCGCCCAATAGCGCAGAAGGTTGGTGCCAGGGTGATCGACACTCCTTTGCGCGGAAAGGAACTTTATAAGCATATTTATGGAGAAATGAGAAAAGCAGACAGTATCATTCAAGTGATGGATGATATTCCAAAAGCTCTCGCCCCTGGTACAGGGCAATGGTCACGAATGGAAAAGGAGCTGGTCAAAAATGTTGAGCGTATCCGTTCCAAAACTGATCAAGTCAGCAAAGCGGAACTCGGATTTAAATGA
- a CDS encoding MlaD family protein: protein MIDSDKKTEMLVGLFLFVGLLLLGGLILQFGRVREVFKDTYHLKVAFANASGIKEGSPVFLGGSRVGKVDKKPALNSTFTGVIIDIELFKDVLIPADATFGIGSAGLMGDALVEIKPSGKETDVFLPHDYDKVIEGEKAGGLNDLQSTAKAVGEKVDVVLDEVKIALKDIKEAMSKVNKGALSDTTIQNFQEGMEHLHSTLKRVDEKVLGDENALTLKTALAELKDAAASFKTASKNIEESSKKLGPMFDKLDPAIAKADKVMTTADESLQSIKKAADSFAVAAANISSSKGLLGALMNDQQMRNDFRDLIYNFKVNGPLWYKNTAEKLRAEELKKQQEAPAPPKRGIFR from the coding sequence ATGATCGACAGCGACAAAAAAACCGAAATGCTCGTCGGACTCTTCCTGTTCGTCGGGCTGCTCCTGCTCGGCGGCCTCATCCTCCAGTTCGGCCGCGTGCGCGAAGTGTTCAAGGACACCTACCACCTCAAAGTCGCCTTCGCGAACGCCTCCGGCATCAAGGAAGGCTCCCCCGTGTTTCTCGGCGGCTCACGCGTCGGCAAAGTGGACAAGAAGCCGGCGCTCAACAGCACCTTCACCGGCGTCATCATCGATATTGAGCTCTTCAAAGATGTCTTGATCCCCGCCGACGCCACCTTCGGCATCGGCTCCGCCGGCCTCATGGGCGATGCTCTCGTCGAAATCAAGCCCAGCGGCAAAGAGACCGATGTCTTCCTGCCCCACGATTACGACAAGGTCATCGAAGGCGAAAAAGCCGGCGGTCTCAACGACCTGCAAAGCACCGCCAAAGCCGTCGGCGAAAAAGTCGATGTCGTGCTCGATGAAGTTAAAATCGCCCTCAAGGACATCAAGGAGGCCATGAGCAAGGTCAACAAAGGCGCGCTCTCCGACACCACCATTCAGAACTTCCAAGAAGGCATGGAACACCTGCACAGCACGCTCAAACGGGTCGATGAAAAAGTCCTCGGCGACGAAAACGCCCTGACCCTCAAAACCGCGCTGGCCGAACTCAAAGACGCCGCCGCCAGCTTCAAAACCGCCTCGAAAAACATCGAGGAATCCAGCAAAAAGCTCGGCCCCATGTTCGACAAGCTCGATCCCGCCATCGCCAAGGCCGACAAGGTCATGACCACGGCCGATGAATCGCTGCAATCCATCAAAAAAGCCGCCGACAGCTTCGCCGTGGCCGCTGCCAACATCTCATCAAGCAAAGGTCTGCTGGGCGCCCTCATGAACGACCAGCAGATGCGCAACGACTTCCGTGACCTGATTTACAACTTCAAAGTCAACGGCCCGCTCTGGTACAAGAACACTGCGGAAAAGCTGCGGGCCGAAGAACTGAAAAAGCAGCAGGAGGCGCCCGCTCCGCCGAAGCGTGGCATCTTCCGCTAA
- a CDS encoding ABC transporter ATP-binding protein — MAATPTASTNPPAAPNGAAEVFIELRDLHKRFGKQEILSGIDLKLYHGETLCIIGPSGEGKTVTMKHIIGLIRPDAGDVFVAGMHVNRLGEREMAPIRQKVSMLFQGAALFDRMTVEENVAFPLWESGVRDKAEIKRRVFEALEAVDLEEHLDKYPTSLSGGMRKRTGIARAIICRSECILYDEPNSGLDPIGSDIIDQMILRMQRRYNVTSIIVTHDMRSIFKIANRVAMLYRGKIHFLGTPDELRASPDPIVQNFVNGHSDVTG, encoded by the coding sequence ATGGCTGCAACACCCACCGCCAGCACGAACCCACCCGCAGCTCCAAACGGCGCTGCCGAGGTGTTCATCGAACTGCGGGATCTCCACAAACGCTTTGGCAAACAGGAGATTCTCAGCGGTATCGACCTCAAGCTCTATCACGGCGAGACACTCTGCATCATCGGCCCCAGCGGTGAGGGCAAGACGGTGACGATGAAGCACATCATTGGCCTCATACGACCGGATGCGGGCGATGTCTTTGTGGCCGGCATGCATGTGAACCGCCTGGGCGAGCGCGAAATGGCCCCCATCCGCCAGAAGGTCAGCATGCTGTTCCAGGGCGCGGCGCTCTTTGACCGCATGACCGTGGAGGAAAATGTCGCCTTTCCGCTGTGGGAAAGCGGCGTGCGCGACAAGGCGGAGATCAAGCGCCGTGTGTTCGAGGCGCTGGAGGCCGTTGATCTCGAGGAGCATCTGGACAAATACCCCACCAGCCTCTCCGGCGGCATGCGCAAGCGCACCGGCATCGCCCGCGCCATCATCTGCCGCAGCGAGTGCATTCTCTACGACGAGCCGAACTCCGGCCTCGACCCCATCGGCTCCGACATCATCGACCAGATGATCCTGCGCATGCAGCGCCGCTACAACGTCACCTCGATCATCGTCACGCACGACATGCGCAGCATCTTCAAGATCGCCAACCGCGTGGCCATGCTCTACCGCGGCAAAATTCACTTTCTCGGCACGCCCGACGAGCTGCGCGCCTCACCCGACCCCATTGTGCAAAATTTCGTCAACGGCCATTCCGATGTGACCGGCTAA